TGAGATTCGCAACAACCTGATGGCTCGTATCAACTTGAAACAAACGCGTATGCAGCTTGCATCAAGTCTATTCGACAACATGTCTCGTCTCTGCCCAGGCGTAGGCATGATCGGAACGCTGATGGGTCTCATCGGCATGTTGTCACACATGGGTGATCCGGCAAAAATCGGCTCAAATATGGCTCTGGCTATGATCACCACCCTGTACGGTCTGGGACTAGGTACGATCATTTATGGCCCCTGGGCAGAGAAGATTGCTCTCGAAGCAGAGCGCAGCCTTGAAGTAGATATGCTGGTTGTTGAGGGTGTCCTCAACATCAAGGGCAAGAAGTCCTCTATGCACCTGAAGGACTTGGTCAAAAGTTACGGTGCGAAAGACAAGGAAAAAGACAAGGGTGGCGGCACGGGCTCAGCCGATAAGCGAGGCGCCTGATGGCCGATACGACCGAGCAGTCAACGTCCTCTAGTGGCGAATTCGCCGCCACCGCGCCTCGAAAAAAATCGCGTGTGCATAAGGGCGAAGGCCTTTGGCTCATGTCATTTTCAGATATGAGTTTGATCCTCATGTCGTTCTTTGTCCTACAGCTCGCCTACTCGACGCCAGATAAGCACAAGTATGACAATCTCAGTAGCGCGATCAAGGAGCAGAACACCAAGAAGGATCCCGACGCTAAAGAGGTTCCCGTAGAAAACCTTAAGACACTCTCCGATAAGATTCGCAATCTCATCAGGCAGAAAAACCTGGACTCCGTCGCCTCAGTCAATTCGGATATTATGGGCCTGAGTATTGAGTTTCGTGATCAGCTGATCTTCAACCCTGGCTCTGCCGAGCTAAATCCTGTGGCCAAGCAGCAAGTGGGCGTGGTGCTGGAGGCTATAGCCACGGCACCGGGGGAATATCGTCTTATCTTCGAGGGGCACACGGATGATGTTCCCGTCGGCAAGGGACGCTACAGTTCTAACTGGGAGCTGAGCTCCTCAAGGGGTATCGCCTTGGTTAACACCTTTAAAGCCAGAGGGGTTAACGAAAATCGTATGACCGTACACGCCTATGCTCATACTAAACCCAAGGTTAGCACTAAGGGATTGACCGGCGAGGCGCTAAAACGAGCGCGATCAATCAACCGGCGCGTAGTAGTGCGCATTGAGTGATGGACCAAGCGCAGAGATCCCAGGTAGAACTAAAGGGAACCAGAGAGTAGGCGGGGTATCCGTAGCGCTATGGAACAGGACGATCAGAGTAGTCAGGGTGGGGTTTTGACGGAGCGTGATGTACGCGTCCAGAGGCCGCATCTTTTTAAAGTGCTCTTACATAACGATGACTATACTCCCATGGAGTTTGTCGTCGATATTTTAGTCAGATTCTTTGGTAAAACTCAGGCGCAGGCTACAGAAATCATGTTAGCCGTGCATCATAAGGGCAAGGGCCTCTGCGGCATCTATCCCTACGAGATAGCGGAGACCAAGGTAGCACAAGTTACGGAAGCAGCTCGCGAACAGGAGTATCCTCTACAGTGCACGCTCGAGCGTGCTTGAGGAGTTCGGTCCATGATTAGTCCGGAGTTGGAGATCAGCCTTAATTTGGCCGTGAGCGAGGCAGCTCGTCGCGGTCACGAGTTTGTGACTGTAGAGCATATTTTACTGGCGCTCCTTTATAACGACTCTGCCATTCGTGCCATGCGGGCGTGCGGTGGCAATGTTGACGTGACGCGCCAGTATATCGAGGACTTTTTTGCGGAGAATTATCCCGCCGACGTCTTGCAGCCTGGTCAGATACCGCAGCCAACGATTGCCTTTCAGCGGGTGATCCAACGGGCGGCCCAGCACGTCCGTGCCGCCGGTAAGGATAAGATCGGTGGCGATAATCTGCTCGTGTCGATATTTTCTGAGCGCGAGTCGTTTGCCGTCTATTTTTTGAAAAAACAGAATATAAGTCGCATCGACATCCTCAACTTCATCGCCCACGGCGTCGTCAAGCCAGGCGTCGACTTTGATGTGGAGGGTGAGGCTAGCCAGCGGAGTTTGCCACCTGGTGATCAAGATCAGGGCGAGGACGATGACGAGCAGGCCCAGGAAGCAGCGGAGGCAGGCGAAGAGGGGGCGAGGTCAGGGCGCGTTGGCAAGGATCCACTTAAGCTTTTCACCACGGATTTAGTGGCTCGCGCCCGCGCTGGTAAGATCGATCCTTTGATCGGCCGGGATGCTGAACTTGAGAGGACGATTCAAGTCCTGTGTCGCCGTCGCAAGAACAATCCGCTTTACGTCGGCGATGCCGGTGTCGGTAAGACGGCCATTGCCGAGGGGCTTGCGCTTCGCATAGCGGAGAGCAAAGTACCCCCAGCTCTCAAAGACGCGGAAATCTTCGCGCTCGATATGGGGACTCTGCTAGCTGGATCCCGCTTTCGGGGTGATTTTGAGCAGCGCCTCAAAGATCTGATGAAGGCGCTTTTCAAGCGCAAGAAGGGGATCTTGTTTATCGACGAGATCCACACAGTCATTGGTGCTGGCTCGGTATCCGGTGGGGCTATGGATGCATCGAATTTACTGAAGCCCGCCCTATCTTCTGGTCAGTTGCGCTGCATTGGTTCGACGACCTATAAAGAATATCGGCAGCACTTCAAAAATGATCACGCCTTGGCGCGTCGCTTTCAGAAGATTGACGTCGACGAGCCTTCGCTAGCCGATACGATCAAGATCCTTAAAGGATTAAAGTCCAAGTACGAAGAGCATC
The DNA window shown above is from Deltaproteobacteria bacterium and carries:
- the clpS gene encoding ATP-dependent Clp protease adapter ClpS gives rise to the protein MEQDDQSSQGGVLTERDVRVQRPHLFKVLLHNDDYTPMEFVVDILVRFFGKTQAQATEIMLAVHHKGKGLCGIYPYEIAETKVAQVTEAAREQEYPLQCTLERA
- the clpA gene encoding ATP-dependent Clp protease ATP-binding subunit ClpA; this translates as MISPELEISLNLAVSEAARRGHEFVTVEHILLALLYNDSAIRAMRACGGNVDVTRQYIEDFFAENYPADVLQPGQIPQPTIAFQRVIQRAAQHVRAAGKDKIGGDNLLVSIFSERESFAVYFLKKQNISRIDILNFIAHGVVKPGVDFDVEGEASQRSLPPGDQDQGEDDDEQAQEAAEAGEEGARSGRVGKDPLKLFTTDLVARARAGKIDPLIGRDAELERTIQVLCRRRKNNPLYVGDAGVGKTAIAEGLALRIAESKVPPALKDAEIFALDMGTLLAGSRFRGDFEQRLKDLMKALFKRKKGILFIDEIHTVIGAGSVSGGAMDASNLLKPALSSGQLRCIGSTTYKEYRQHFKNDHALARRFQKIDVDEPSLADTIKILKGLKSKYEEHHHITYTAEALRAAAELAQRHLRERKLPDSAIDVIDEAGAAFALKPRKSKDGKPLRVTPTEIQHVVAKMARIPPQKVSATDRESLKNLAEELKTVVFGQDQAIDALAAAIKLARSGLRDEEKPIGSFLFAGPTGVGKTEVAKQLAHILGVEFVRYDMSEYMERHAVSRLIGAPPGYVGFDQGGLLTEAINKNPHAVLLLDEIEKAHPDIQNILLQVMDHGTLTDANGRETDFRNVIIIMTTNAGARELLHGAIGFKRELGVGAGESQAVKDTFSPEFRNRLDAIISFKPLAEEIILKVVDKFIADLGRRLGKQRVVLAVSDEARRYFARTGYDPAYGARPLGRVIQDKLKKRLADELLFGKLSGGGEVTVDLDGDELVFKFQK